The Salinispora tropica CNB-440 genome has a window encoding:
- a CDS encoding TIGR03943 family putative permease subunit: MNRQAQACIMILLGGAVLRASLTDLYLRYVKEGLRPFLIGASLLLIVTGVMTLWYELRPAAGNERGAAPPVSPKSGESTRTAAAHGHDDHGHHEPRVAWLLLLPVLGLLLVAPPALGSYAAAQTGTALTADQDYEYPPLPAGDPVQTSVLDYAARALFDRGRSLDGRRVQLTGFIVSGPGGKPILARMIMSCCAGDGRPVKVGMTGDAPAGLAADTWIEVTGRYTDRLGRDPVNEVEIPYIQVESWRQVQQPTNPYG, from the coding sequence GTGAACCGACAAGCCCAGGCCTGCATCATGATTCTCCTCGGCGGCGCGGTCCTGCGCGCCAGCCTCACCGACCTGTACCTGCGCTACGTCAAGGAGGGGCTTCGGCCGTTCCTCATCGGCGCGAGCCTACTGTTGATCGTCACCGGTGTCATGACTCTCTGGTACGAACTGCGACCCGCTGCCGGGAACGAGCGGGGGGCAGCGCCGCCGGTCTCCCCGAAGAGCGGAGAGAGCACGCGCACGGCCGCCGCACACGGGCACGACGACCACGGGCATCACGAGCCGCGCGTCGCCTGGTTGCTCCTGCTGCCCGTCCTGGGGCTTCTCCTGGTCGCCCCGCCCGCCCTCGGCTCGTACGCCGCCGCCCAGACCGGGACCGCGCTCACAGCTGATCAGGACTACGAATACCCTCCGCTGCCCGCCGGTGACCCGGTGCAGACCTCGGTCCTCGACTACGCCGCCCGGGCTCTGTTCGACAGAGGCCGGTCGCTCGATGGCCGCCGCGTCCAACTGACCGGCTTCATCGTTTCCGGTCCCGGCGGCAAGCCGATCCTCGCTCGAATGATCATGTCATGCTGCGCCGGGGACGGCCGACCGGTCAAGGTCGGCATGACGGGCGACGCACCCGCCGGTCTGGCCGCCGACACCTGGATCGAGGTCACCGGCCGCTACACCGACCGTCTCGGCCGCGACCCGGTCAACGAGGTGGAGATCCCGTACATCCAGGTCGAGTCGTGGCGACAGGTGCAGCAGCCCACCAATCCCTATGGATGA